CTCTATATAGGGTCTTGAACAAATTCCCGATGAAGAGGAGAAGAAGGAGGAGAAGGACCCCTATGAGGACAGCGATGATCCCGCAATCGTGAAGAAGCGGGAGAAAGAGCGGAAGTTAAGGGAGAAACAGCTGAAGAAGGAGGAAAAGCTCAGGGAGAAACAGCtgaaggaggaggagaagcagAAGAAAAATTAGtatcaataaaaacaaacatttcGCCAGTTGTGCTCCCAAGCCGAGCACAGGACTCTCGGCCGCCTTTGCCGCGCATTTAGCAACCCTGTGCTCGTGACAGGAAACCACCCCTAAGGGAGAAGTACGGGTGGCGAAACATCCCGTCGTCAGCTTTGTGTGGTATTCGGTGAAAAGGCGTCGTCGAGCTGTGAGCGcggaaataaacaaatatccTGCCGACTAATTTCGAGTTTAATtcttaaaaactattttagaATTCGGGAAGATTGAATATTGTGGTGTAAGGCGGTAAAATGCCTTAGTTTATGAGTGCCCGCAAGGATTTAGCTTGGAAACGGTTCGCTAAACAAGGCATATACATAAAACACAGCCATGGCTGCCGGGCAATGGGTGGGGGTGGTTGAGCGGGTGCTCAGGGGAATGGGGCTGAAATGGGGGGCCAATTTGGCTGTCCTGGGGCTGTGCGTGTTCCTCTTTGCCAGCGTCACGCACGCGAACTCCCTGAACGCCATCGAGGAGCCCGTCACCCGGCGCCACCACCAGCGGCATCACGAGCGCGAGCGGGAGGAGAACGGCTACTGCGCTCCGTACAGCGGCAAGGTGTGCAAGGAGTACCTCACCGGCCAGGTGTGGTACAGTCTGGAGGATCCCACTGGCGGGTGGAAGAACGAGCAGGTGACCACGGCGCTCTGGGACGAGCTTATCTCCGATCTTACGGGTCTGTGTCGCGAGGCAGCCGAGGTGAGCTTCGATTGATACATCTAGAGATCACATTTTAATCTCTTTTCGCTACAGAAAATGCTCTGCGCCTATGCGTTTCCCAACTGCCACATGGAGGGTGGTCGAGCGGTGAAGGCTCCTCTCTGCTTCGAGGATTGCCAGGCCACGCATCTCCAGTTCTGCTACAACGACTGGGTGCTCATCGAGGAGAAGAAGGAGCGAAACATGTTCATCAAGAGCCGCGGCCACTTCCGGCTACCCAACTGCTCCTCCTTGCCGCACTACAACGCTTCCATGCGGCGACCCAACTGCTCCTACATCGGTCTAACCGAACTCAAGGAGTCCGAAGTGAGCTGTAAGTCTTCATTATCTCAAAAACTCCTTAGGCTTTTCTGATGCTAGAATCCCTTTTCTTCACAGACGATTGCCGCAATGGAAACGGACGCTTCTACATGGGCACAATGAACGTGTCCAAATCGGGCATTCCCTGCCAGCGCTGGGACACTCAGTACCCGCACAAGCACTTCCAGCCACCACTGGTCTTCCATCAGCTCCTGGAGGGCGAAAACTATTGCCGCAATGCTGGCGGCGAGGAGCCGCATCCCTGGTGCTACACTGTGGATGAATCAGTGCGCTGGCAGCACTGCGATATACCCATGTGTCGTAAGATCATATCTTTTTTTGCTCTtttactttatataattcacCCACTTCTGTTTTAGCGGATTATGTGGACCCCAATGCTGGCGATTTGAACACGCCCATCAAGATGGAGAAGTTTTTCACGCCATCGATGATTTTTCTCTTGGCTGGAATAGGTTTCGTGGCCATTGTGACGCTGCACTTGATGATCTTGCTTGTCTATAAGCTGTCCAAGCACAAGGATTACTCCCAGCCTGCGGGAGCAGCCACTGCAGAGTGCAGTGTTTCCATGCGCGGAGGAGAAGAGTGTGGTGGGAATCTGAACACCAGTAGAGAAACCCTCGGAGGCAATGGAAACACGAATACCTTGGCAAAGTGGGGCACCATTAGGAGCACGGCCACTATTCACAGCAATTGCGTGGCCCTAACTACGGTGAACAATGTGTCAGATGCTAAGGGCACGAAACCGAATGCCCGCCTGGAGAAGTTAGAGTACCCACGTGGGGATATAGTGTATGTAAGATCATTGGGTCAAGGAGCCTTCGGTCGCGTCTTCCAGGCCAGGGCTCCTGGACTTGTTCCCGATCAGGAAGATCTTCTAGTCGCTGTTAAGATGCTAAAGGACGACGCCAGCGACCAGATGCAGATGGATTTCGAGCGTGAGGCCTGTTTGCTGGCCGAGTTCGATCATCCCAATATCGTGAGGTTGCTTGGGGTGTGCGCCTTGGGCAGACCCATGTGTCTGCTCTTCGAGTACATGGCTCCTGGCGATCTCAGCGAGTTCTTGCGCGCCTGCTCCCCATATGCCACCCACCAGGCGCCGACTCGGGATCGTCTGCAGTTGAACGAGCTACATCTGCTGCAGATGGCGGCCAACATTGCAGCGGGAATGCTGTATCTTTCGGAGAGAAAGTTCGTCCACCGGGATTTGGCCACCAGGAATTGCCTGATCAACGAGCACATGGCGGTGAAGATCGCCGACTTTGGGCTCTCGCACAAGATCTATTTGCAGGACTATTACAAAGGCGATGAGAACGACTTCATCCCAATCCGCTGGATGCCGCTTGAGAGCATTCTGTACAACAAGTTCTCGCTGGAGTCGGATGTGTGGGCCTACGGCATCTGTCTGTGGGAGATCTTCTCCTTCGCCTTGCAGCCCTACTTCGGGCTAACCCACGAGGAGGTGATCAAATACATCAAGGAGGGCAACGTACTCGGCTGTCCGGACAACACGCCGCTCTCCGTCTACGCGCTGATGCGCCGCTGCTGGAACCGCAAGCCCAGTGAGCGACCTGGCTTTGCTGAGATCAACCACTGCATCCAGCACAGCATCGCCGAGAGCGAGTGCAAGGCAATGCTCTAGATGATTGCCGGAGAAGTGAATGAAATAATCCTTGTCGAACAGAACGATCGTCCGTTGTCCTTGTGGGGCAAGCAATAGAAGCACATTAATACGTCAGGTTGGGTGACAAAACAATAGAAGGGAATGCCATCATCTTAAAACTTGATAAAAAGCTTTTGGATCTTTAGTATATTTGCCGATTTTTTTAGGACATACAAAATAGTTCTGAATTGCATAAAGGTGGCATTCCTAGACTATCTTTTTTGAATCCCCATCTCTTATGCATACTGAATTGAATTTTGCACAAGGTGAGATCAGAGGGGCAACAGGTTTGTGATTAAGTTAGTATAAATGACAGCTCCATATCTTTAAGAGATCGCTCCGTTACCAAGTCTTTCATCCGATGCTTCCTCACATAACTTTCTTTAATCGATACAGAAACTATTTTGATACACTTATACCCTCTGATCTCTCGATCTCGATCGAATAGTCTGCCACAACGAACGCATCATCAACGTCTCGTATCCATATCTAGTCTGTAGATTAAGTTTATATATATGCGCATATGTAGATTGCATTTTAATGGGAATATTTTTGACTAGGCTTAAGCACTGCCATCGCAGTCGCACTCCACAAAGATCGCTGATCACTGGGTGGACAAACAGGAACCAGACACCGGAGACCATCAAAACAATAAGTTAAATGAGATATGGAATATTTAGAGAACTGTCTACAGCCCGAATTTCTGGGTAACTTTACATAATCTTTGTAACTAAAGCAACGTGTTGATTgtaatttgtataaataaacCATCTATAACCGTATCATATCAGCAGTAGTAGTAATTATAATAGTAGTTATCGTAGTAGCAGCGATTATAGGTTGCGGGATAAGGTACAGGGAGAGGCACCGGAAGAACTCCCGCGTATCCAGCATAGCCGCCATATCGGGCATATCCGCCATATCCTCCGAAGCCTCTAAAGCCTCCGCGACCTGGTCCTCCGAAGCCGCCACGACCGAATCCTGGACCACGTCCTCCAAATCCGCCTCTACCGAAACCACCTCTCCCTCCTCCGAATCCGCCTCCTCGACCTCCTCCTCCGAAACCTCCAGCATGACCGCCTCCACCGtgtcctcctccgcctccaccTCCTCTCGCATAGGACATCTGTGCGTGGATCACAAGGAAAATCAGGAAAAACAAAATCCAAACTCGGGACATCTTATCCGGCCAGAACCTTTTCGATCCGTTGGTAAATCACGACTAAGTTCCGATGACTGGGAAATTCTATTTATTGCAAATTAATTAGGACACCCGCGTTAATTGGCAATGCGGGCATGAGTTCATGTATTGAAAATCCCGATCGAGTTACTCTTGTTTGTCTCTGTATTTGCGTTGCTTCGCCTCTCTCCGCCGATTCACACTCCTCGATATCACAGCAGCCTAAATGATTAGGCATCAAATGTAATTTGTTCCTTAACCGAATGAACTTAAACATATAGATGGGGGATGAGCCGCTGGAGGAGCCTCCTACAGCGCCTCGGGgcattgtttgtttttgctgaTGATCAGCCTTTCCGGATCCAAAGAGAGTCGTTTCAACACATCGTACACTTTGGAGCGGACATCCACCTCGAAGTCCCGATCACGTCCAAGAATCCAGATCTGATCGGAGTGACCCAGTGAGCCGATGCTGCCGCAGGACCACAAGATGGCGAAGTTCTCGTAGTCCGTGTAGAGCACCTGGTACTTTCCGGAACCTGGCAGCAGTCGGGCAATTACGTCCGGAAATCGGGTGGTAAACTAGAAAATATTAATTCTGTTTATTGAgtgttattaatattatttattatagcTACCTTAAAGTCCATGATGGAGGATCGACTGTTTTCTGGCGTTGCATAGCCAATGTTCACATTCGGATTACCAGTTCTAAAAAGGACAACAACTTTGAAACACAATATATATTAATAGATAAGTTTAACATACATGCgatttatgtttttaatgGCTACAGCCAGCTTAAAATTGGAAAACTTGGATTGTTCGCCCTTGTTATACGGCTCAAACTGAAAGGTGGTGCATCCGGAGGCGATTTCCGGAAGATAAAAAGAGCGCTCTACCTCGTACCAGTGTCCAAGAACCTACAAGATAATGATATTACATCCGTTTATTATTACTTCTTTATCAAAATGTTCTTTGAGCTCTTAAGTAAGTTGTTTCTACATTTTCCAAGTACTTCATCGAAAAGTGACATCTGGAAAGATTGGAACTAGAACTATCTGATAACCATCAGTGTGAAATCCAAAACTTTTGTCACGCAGCGTTTCTCTCGGCCAAGAAACACTTAACTGGGTTACTAATCAAAATGCCACTTAGCGCAAACAATGCGTAAAACGTAAACATTTTGGAAACTGGTTATGGACTCGCTTGTGGCTGCTGGCCATTGAGAAGAGCCGATCTTTTGGCCGCTGCCCATCTTGCAGTTCAAAGTCGGCGGAGGGCGCCGCATCGGATCGGAGATTGCCACTGGTGACCAGCCGAGGTCTTTGCCCCGGGTCAAAAGTGCGCTTAGGGGGCGGGGCCGGTGGCAAATGGCTTAATTCACGCCTGTCAACAGCTCAATTGGATGATGTGCCATTTGGAAGTGGTAGGGGAAGAGGAGAGGAGGTCGCCAGACCCACATAATGTGAGTGACAATGCCTCCACCTCACCCGGGCAATTATGGTGCATTATCTTTTATGCAAATCAAGGCtcaatcaatttaatttcagCTGCTTAAGTGAGTGTGCCAATTTTCTAGTCCATGATCTCGACAGTGTATCTAAACCAACAGCGGGTCGTTTATAGCTAAAACAACTACATGCATTTATGAGTACTAAACAGAGTCCATTTATGGATTCTCAGAAATACTTTTAAACAATCTTTTTACAGCCCCCCGAAAccaattttcgaattttcttTCTCGAGAAACATTAGTTTCACATTTATGATGGCATATTTGTGGCTTGGCAAGATGAttccataaatatttgattgaaaTATTGGCTGTTCGCACCAGGGATGTTCCACTGTATTGCACTTTGTTGTCCTTGGCGTGCCCATGTCTCAGCATTGGTACTGGTTGATTTACTTCTTTATAAAATAAGTGGCTTGTTTACCATCAGCAGGCCATAAAGCTTTTGTGCCGCTCGCCTCCTTCTGTAAAACTGGTTTGCATTTTACACGGCGGATCGGATTTGGTGGCCTTAAATTGGTTCAAGTTCATCATCTGCACAATCCCCAAGATGTAAAGAGGGGTCTTCGTCTGCGGCAGACGCCTTGTGCCAATTAATCGAAGATGTGACACGTTTAAGACGATGGCCAATAGCCGATGAGTGGCCAGTTATACAGTGCATCTCATAGTTGTAAGGACAAGCAGTTCTCAAATACTGTGTAATCTAATAACTTGGTTTACTTAGTACTGAACGTTACACTTAAGCATTTGGGTTCTGTTGGGTCAATAATCTGTGGCTTTAATAACAGGTTTGGAAGGTGGTTTAATAAAGCCAATGTACATTGCAAATATGTATATCTAGACCGCAAACAAATGTGTGTATGAATATTTACAATACCCAAACAGTCTGTTAATAAAATAGCGATTAAAATATGCAGCAAttttagttagttagttaatGAACAGATGTATGAGAAAGCCAGCAACTAACTTACCCGACTCATGTTAAACTTTGGCATCGATGGATAATTCGGGCAACGTCCAAATCCGTAGGCATCCGTCCCAGCAAATGTCACTAATAGCACTCCGGACAACAGCCAAACCCTCGAGCCAAGTGGCTGGCCACTCATCATGGTTGCTTTTGATAGTTCACTTTGAATATTTGGCACTTTAGGCGGCAGAATCGGCACTCCAGCACCTAACTAAACTGTGTGGAATTCGAAATCAGGCAATTTCCATTGAACTCGGCCGTTTTAACTTGGCTGTGCACAAAGCGATGATTTCCGTTTCGACGGGTTCACTTGGCCAACGAACTATGGATCGACATGAACCTACTACATATACATTTCCTCAAAGGTACACCATGTCCGTCCATTAGTATTCCGGATGGGATGTGTGCGATAATGGAACGTGCTGGCTACCGGCTTAGTGGAGCAAGCCAGACCGAATTGGTAGCTCCCgcaaagaagaagaagaagtaaAGTGATGTGATGTGAGGTGAAGTGAAGTGAAAACCACTAACTGGGTTGGCGCGGCGCCGTttattattgatatttattttggtttttggctcGTGCCCGGCCAGCGAGTTACGTAAAAGAAAAGCCAACGTCAAAATGCAGCTGGAAAACTGGTTGCTCCACCGATTTTCGCACACACCAAGAGATACTTATTGCGCATTGCAAAAAGCGGGTAAAAGCGAAAATACCTAATCGAGGAAATACTGCGCTGGGATGCATCAATTGTGTCATGAAGTTAGTCGGGTGCATTGCTCGATTTATCTGCGAAAGTGGGCATATATGTAGACATGGTAGCTTCATTCGAGCGCATCAAGTTCAAGAGAAATAGGAAGtggtttttcttttcgctACTTCGGTTTGCCATCATCGCATGAGGAATATGGCCAATAACTATTTGATTGATAGATAGTGATGTGAAAGGTACTTTGATTGGTAGCTACATAGTATAGATCATCAGTAACAGTATTAGTTGGcacttatttaataatattgtattttaaGACGAAATGGTAACTTGATACAAATGATTATGTATATTTTAGATTTTAGACTTTAAAAGAAGTATTTCCTTGGGTCTAATTGAATTAGTGTTATAGGTAAATAGTAAATAATTATATGAAATTTACGATGCATTAAAAAATGACATTTGCAAGGAGGACTGAATTCTTGTACCTAGACTAAATCGCAGTACCTAGACTAAATCGCACTACGTAGACTGAATTGTTGTACCTAGACTACCAGCCAGGTACGCCAAAATATACACTTCCCATCACTGCCAATAGAAAAAAAGTGTTAATTTCACAGAAAACGACAGCCGCAAGTGGCTGAAAATAAACCAAGGCAATTGCAAAATACTCTCGTTGTCCAACTGATTTCACTTTGTGCACATACAAGTATCCGTTTCAATACGCGTGTCAGTTGATAAAGTTGTCTTGCAAAATGCAGAACTATCAGCCATATCTCTTTGTTTACATCGGCTTTTGCGGTGTTCTTTGCCTTCTCGCGGTTTTTATCTCGCGAACTCGAATTTCGTATGGCGCCAGTAACGCGGCTCGTTCACATCGATCGACCGATCGCAGCAACAGCTCAATTGAAACTGAACGGATCGGCGGtttgaattgaattcaatttcgTTATTTAACACCGCACGGTCACACTGGGATCGCTCCTCTGCCTATCGATATAAAAAAGTAATCGATCATATATTTGAAATGATTACTAGAGAAGAACCGTTACGTAGCAAGTTTATTTCAGTTTAGTATCATACAAATATTGATAAACTTTATgtaatttttaataacaatttCAAATCTGTTGTAATTTTTTGTATCTTGTTGTTAGCAGGAGAGCTCGGTGGGACACTGCGAGGAAGGACGGCGGGACTGGTCGGTGGGCCAGGTCGGTGGGACACAGGTTGTACTTTTTGAATCCCTAGTTCCATATTCCACTGTTCCTCTATCGCCGCCAATTTGTCGCAAATCTTAGAGATATCCGCGTATTGGTATTTTTTAGTACATTCTTTCATCCAGCTGTTTCGACGGATATTTCACGCATTTTGCTATAGTTAACCAAGTTTTGTGGTGAGTGCTcaatttaaatggaaattacATGTAAAAAAATATGGGAGAAGGGCGTGGTTGCACATACTTCGCCCACTGGCAATAAGCCTATGTCAGCATACACGCCCAAATCAAAAGATTTCCGTACCGTATGGTCGTATGCTACAATTCTACATATGTATGGGACATACCTGCGATAAGAAAGCGTCGTCTAGATGACACATAACTTCAGGGAATTAAGGCGGtttcaattgatttttcaCAGAAAGAGCACGGAACCAAACTGCCAAAATGGTGGCCATCCAATTGTTCAACGAAATCGGCAGTATTTTCCGAAACGTGAGTTTGCCTTCGCCTTTTTCACCACACTCAGCTTACTCCAGTTTCCACTCTTTCCACAGACCCCCACGTTTGCTCTCGTCTTGGAGACCCTACTGGTCATAACCGTGATTTGGCTGCTGCTCCACAGGCGAGGTGGAGGTCGTCGCCGACAGCTGACCAAGGAGGAGGAAGACCGAATAATCGCCGACTATGAACCAGAGCCCTTGGTGGCCGACACCGATCCCAATCATCCCCTGCTGCACACCCGCGTTGTGCAGTCCAAGGTGGGCAAGCGCATCAAGGTCGATGGACACGACTGCCTAAATCTGGGCTCACACAACTACCTTGGCTTCCTCGAGGACCAGGAGATACTGGAGGAGGCCTGCAAGTCGCTGCGCAAGTACGGAGTTGGATCTTGCGGACCTCGGGGCTTCTACGGCACTATGGACGTGCATCTGGACCTGGAGGATCGTATTGCCAAGTTCATGGGCCTGGAGGAGGCCATTGTCTATTCCTACGGCTTCTCGACCGTGGCCAGTGCCATTCCGGCATATGCCAAGCGTGGCGACCTTATCTTTGTGTAGGATTGCCTACTTTATCTGCCCAGTTTGACCACTAATGACTTGTAATTTGTAGGGATGAGGCTGTCAACTTTGCCATTCAGAAGGGCCTGGATGCTTCACGCAGCACAATCGTTTTCTTCAAGCACAATGACGTTGAGGATCTAGAACGTCTGTTGATTGAGCAAGAAAAACGAGACCAGAAAAATCCGAAAAAGGCGGCTAAGACACGTCGTTTCCTCGTCGCCGAGGGTATCTATATGAATACGGGCGAGATTTGCCCGCTTCCCGAGCTGGTGGCCTTGCGTCAGAAGTACAAGTTGCGTTTGTTCATCGACGAAAGTATCTCCTTTGGCACATTGGGCCAGGGTGGTCACGGAGTTACAGAGCATTTTAATGTCGATGTAGGTGGTAAACCGGAAAGGAATCCTAAAATTATAGCTGCTGGTTTTCTTTTAGCGTGATGAAGTCGATCTGATATCGGCCGGCATGGAGGGATCGATGGCAACAGTCGGTGGCTTCTGCGTTGGCTCGCACTTCATAGCCGAGCACCAGCGCCTCTCTGGCTTGGGCTACATCTTCTCGGCCTCCCTGCCGCCCATGCTCACCCAGGCGGCTATTTCGGCGTTGGATCGTTTCGAACGAGAACCACAAATCTTCGAGCAGCTGCAGGCAAAGTCTAAGACGTTGCACGCGAAGTTTTTGCGATTCAGCAAGCTAACCCTGCGCGGCGATGAGCTGTCGCCAGTGAAGCACTTGTATCTGGCCCAGCCCGCCGAGAACTTTGACAAGGAACTGAAACTTCTAACAGAGCTGGCTGATAAGGTATGCATTTCGTTTTTCCCATGCAATTATAAAAACTATACATTTCTACTCACTTTACCCAGTGCATTGCCCAAGGAGTGGCTGTGGTACAGGCTGCCTACCTGCAGAACAGGGAACGCCAACCAGTCCGTCCCAGCATTCGCATTGCTGTCAACCGTTTGCTGGAGAGTGCGGATATAGACAATGCGTTTGAGGTCATCGAGAGTGTTTCCAGCTCCGTCCTATAAGCCTAGTTCTTGAAAAGGAATCATGTTCTTTCGACAATGGCCTTACTGTTAAGTTTTATGGCCTGCTGGCCCCATCATTTTTCCATCACTTCTTTAAGACCAGTCCAGTATGAATTGTTTAAGTTAATAGCTAGCGTTGCACTTGCTCTTTGCCCTTTGTTGGATTGCATTTTAACGAGAACTTTATGTCTAGGAAAATTTTCAAAGATTATACGTTATAGATAACAGAGCTGgttaaataaaactattaagTTTATTTGGTAGTTACCTGCCCTTTTATTGTTGATTCTTATCGCTTGCGAAATCGCGAACGTttttgaatatgataaagaatATGATATTGTGTGATAACATTTATGATAACACTTACAGGAACAACTTAAACATAGAAACATTCTGTGTAACCTagattatttatatttttcttgcATGACAATTTACATACACATCCCACGCTTAATAATAACTAAAAGTTGGAATAATCCAGCTGGAATGAAACTGTTTTGAAACGATTTGATTGCCTGTGGAGCAGAGCTGTTTCCAAGGGACGACCTAATCTGTGTTCATAATAATCATAACCCTTCGACTTTCAAACCCATGTTTGTGCATTCGATTCACTGATGAACTTGACAACGACGACCCCAAATCATGATGTTGTGCACATAGCGCTCTGATTTCGATGCCGATATGCCAGCCGGCAATCAGCGCCAATTGGGCGTATACGTACTATGAACTTGGGTGCGGTGCTATCAGTGCGAATACGCAACATTTGGCGACAAAAACATGCAATTACAGCAATTTTCGCTTTGTTGTTTACATACGCGAATGGCGGGCGCAAAAGGCAAAGCTGCAAAAACAGCTGATCGCAAGCGAAAGCTTTCCGTGCGCAACGGAGCTTTTGAGTTGGCCGGCAGCTGATAAATGAGCACAGTTGTCGCTCGTCGGTCAACAGGCAAACCAGCAGCGTCTTCGCCACCGCCGCCTTCTTCAGTTCCCACCGTTCAACCGAGACACCTCTCGGGGATTCATTCTCCTCCGCCATGGCCGAGGCTAAGGACATCGAGAAGCTGTTCGAGACGGACGGCTACTTGCGGCCGTTTGAGCACGAGATTCGTCGTCGGTGAGTTAAGATCCCCCGCCCTCCACCGATGTACAATACATACATCAATACATAGATGTGTGCATAGTTAGATGTACATCGGGTAACCCAAGGTTGGCGCCGGCTTCATGCGCTCCATGCTGATAAGCGAGTGCGGCGTAACCATAGAGGGCAATCGATGGCCGGAGCGCGTAGCCCGGACTCCGTAATCCATGCTGCAGCCGTATCATGCAGTTGGAAAAACTGCGTTCGCAATGTCGAATGAAGGTCGCCGGTGTTTGCCGCCCCGCCCtctgcgtgagtgtgtgttagTTGGTCAGTGCGGTGCCGTGTGTGTTTGTCAAAAcggaatattaaataatatgcTCGCTGCGTGCTGCCGGCGTGTTTGGAGCATGGATCTTCTTGGCCTTGGTGGCATTTTCCGGATTTCCCCAAGTTGTGCCGGCGACATTTCTATTTTTGCATCACTGCAAATCGAAACATTTCGGCTGCTCTTCCGCTtttgcgtcttttgttgtgGTCTCTTTTATCGGGCGATTGTGTTTATAAGATGTTTGCCTTTTAgaatttctttttgtttacttCTTTAGCCGATTATTTTAGAAATCAAACCTCTAAAATAAATTCTTATTGcagtgaaaaaaattatttatatttctaatAGAATTTTACAAgttcgaaaatatttaaattctatttaattatttaaaataaaatcagtAAACATACTTTGGCAATGACACGATTTGACCCACGATTTTCGTTATCGGATTTATAAACCTAATGAGCATAAATGTGAAATTTACTgaacaaaaattgaaaaatccaaTAATAAACCATAATAATCCATTAATAATAAAAGGAGTCTATTTCAGAGAGTTTTACATCAGTTTATCAGCTAGcaaagttattattttaattaattaattagaaTTCACTATTAGAGGTCGGGTCGACTCCATCCTGTTGATccttaaaataattattccaattttttttttcgcagtCATGGCGTGCTCGAGGATTGGCTTAATAAGATAAACCAAAGCGAAGGCGGACTAGATGGCTTTTCGACGGCTTACAAGCACTACGGACTTCACTTTCAGCCGGACAACTCGGTGATTGCCCGCGAGTGGGCACCTGGAGCTAGAGATGTCTATCTCACGGGTGACTTCAGTGAGTAGTCCATCCTTCACTACGAATTTATCTAGTCTAACCGATTGCTACAACCCCACAGACAACTGGCACTGGGAATCGCATCCGTTTAAAAAGCTCGACTTTGGCAAGTGGGAGCTTCACCTGCCCCCCAACGAGGACGGCAGTCCGGCCATCAAGCACTTGAGCGAAATTAAGATTATCATTCGCAACCATTCCGGTCAATTGCTGGACCGCCTGTCGCCCTGGGCCAAGTACGTGGTGCAGCCGCCCAAGTCGGCCAACCAGGGGGTCAACTACAAGCAGTACGTGTGGGAGCCACCGTCCTACGAGCGTTACCAACGCCAGCATCCGGGTCCGCCAAGGCCCAAATCGCTCAGGATCTACGAGTGCCACGTGGGTATCGCCTCCCAGGAGCCGCGGGTCGGCAGCTACGACGAGTTCGCCGATCGCATCGTGCCGCGCATCAAGCGTCAGGGCTATAACTGCATCCAGGTTATGGCCATCATGGAGCACGCCTACTACGCCAGTTTTGGCTATCAAGTCACCAGCTTCTATGCGGCCTCCAGCCGTTATGGCAACCCGGAGCAGTTGAAGCGCATGATCGACGTGGCCCACTCGCACGGCCTTTTCGTTCTGCTCGATGTTGTTCACTCGCATGCTTCCAAGAACGTTCAGGACGGTCTGAACCAGTTCGATGGCACCAACAGTTGCTTCTTCCACGACGGAGCTCGTGGCGAGCACTCGCTGTGGGACAGTCGTCTCTTCAACTACGTTGAGTACGAGGTGCTGCGCTTTTTGCTATCCAACCTGCGTTGGTGGCACGACGAGTACAACTTCGATGGCTATCGCTTTGACGGAGTAACCTCTATGCTGTACCATTCCCGTGGCATTGGGGAGGGCTTCAGCGGCGACTACAACGAGTACTTTGGCCTGAACGTCGACACGGATGCCCTCAATTATCTG
This genomic interval from Drosophila mauritiana strain mau12 chromosome 2R, ASM438214v1, whole genome shotgun sequence contains the following:
- the LOC117136578 gene encoding 1,4-alpha-glucan-branching enzyme, producing MAEAKDIEKLFETDGYLRPFEHEIRRRHGVLEDWLNKINQSEGGLDGFSTAYKHYGLHFQPDNSVIAREWAPGARDVYLTGDFNNWHWESHPFKKLDFGKWELHLPPNEDGSPAIKHLSEIKIIIRNHSGQLLDRLSPWAKYVVQPPKSANQGVNYKQYVWEPPSYERYQRQHPGPPRPKSLRIYECHVGIASQEPRVGSYDEFADRIVPRIKRQGYNCIQVMAIMEHAYYASFGYQVTSFYAASSRYGNPEQLKRMIDVAHSHGLFVLLDVVHSHASKNVQDGLNQFDGTNSCFFHDGARGEHSLWDSRLFNYVEYEVLRFLLSNLRWWHDEYNFDGYRFDGVTSMLYHSRGIGEGFSGDYNEYFGLNVDTDALNYLGLANHLLHTLDSRIITIAEDVSGMPTLCRPVSEGGIGFDYRLGMAIPDKWIELLKEQSDDEWDMGNLVHTLTNRRWMENTVAYAESHDQALVGDKTIAFWLMDKEMYTHMSTMSDPSLIIDRGLALHKMIRLITHALGGEAYLNFMGNEFGHPEWLDFPRVGNNDSYHYARRQWNLVDDDLLKYKYLNEFDRAMNETEERYGWLHSGPAWVSWKHEGDKIIAFERAGLVFVFNFHPQQSFTGYRVGTNWAGTYQAVLSSDDPLFGGHNRIDANCKHPSNPEGYAGRSNFIEVYTPSRTAVVYARVSD